Proteins encoded by one window of Arachis hypogaea cultivar Tifrunner chromosome 1, arahy.Tifrunner.gnm2.J5K5, whole genome shotgun sequence:
- the LOC114927817 gene encoding uncharacterized protein yields the protein MPPKKRRGGAVNTSDTAESNRAVSLPLGALRQRPRSQRIADRREGENPAVREAQPDLAAELRGMNQTLNAVLQVLTNQNRGRAGIPSMPNSQPHRVHQLFGDQEPPIEKYLKLNSSTFNGDSLDEDPQQYLEDAKKAIRALRCTKEWVVELVSYNLRGSARYWYESLLESKEAAGLPPPSWEEFTEEFLTRFYPANKQAEDAIAFERLRQENMTVTEYTKEFTRLSKSAPYLVNSEEMKVRRFVRGLVEPMFTTLMPEVGCMSFKDVLNSAYGIEAGIAERNAFKDIGKKPKMKEQFSGGASLGGFQSHHVRLISKVIRGIELVLKHLLVGLLLLDLLP from the coding sequence ATGCCACCTAAGAAAAGACGTGGTGGAGCTGTTAATACTTCTGATACTGCTGAATCTAATAGGGCAGTTTCTCTGCCACTTGGAGCGCTTCGACAAAGGCCAAGGAGCCAAAGGATAGCTGATAGGCGCGAAGGAGAGAATCCCGCAGTAAGAGAGGCTCAACCAGACTTAGCGGCTGAATTAAGGGGAATGAATCAAACCCTTAATGCGGTATTACAGGTCCTAACAAATCAAAATAGGGGCAGAGCAGGAATTCCTAGTATGCCAAATTCTCAGCCTCATAGAGTTCATCAATTGTTTGGGGATCAAGAGCCGCCAATTGAAAAGTATTTGAAGTTGAATTCGTCCACTTTCAATGGAGATTCATTAGATGAAGATCCACAACAATATCTAGAGGATGCGAAGAAAGCAATTCGAGCTCTCAGGTGCACCAAGGAATGGGTTGTTGAGTTAGTATCCTACAACTTACGTGGTTCAGCAAGGTATTGGTATGAGTCTCTTCTTGAGAGCAAAGAAGCAGCTggacttcctcctccttcttggGAAGAGTTCACTGAAGAGTTTCTTACTCGATTTTATCCAGCTAACAAGCAAGCAGAAGATGCAATTGCCTTTGAAAGATTAAGGCAAGAGAATATGACAGTGACTGAGTATACTAAGGAGTTTACTAGACTTTCTAAGAGTGCTCCATACTTGGTAAATTCAGAAGAGATGAAAGTACGCCGGTTCGTTCGTGGGTTGGTAGAACCTATGTTCACCACTCTTATGCCTGAAGTCGGATGCATGTCTTTTAAGGATGTCCTAAACTCTGCTTATGGGATTGAAGCTGGGATAGCAGAGAGAAATGCTTTTAAGGATATTGGTAAGAAGCCTAAGATGAAGGAACAGTTTTCTGGTGGAGCTAGTTTAGGAGGATTTCAGTCTCATCATGTCAGACTAATCAGCAAGGTTATTCGGGGTATCGAGCTCGTCCTCAAGCATCTTTTGGTGGGGTTGCTTCTTCTGGATCTGCTCCCATGA
- the LOC112697834 gene encoding putative glucose-6-phosphate 1-epimerase isoform X1, with protein MSSEKSRYYEVCKGFNGLDKVLLRDPRGSSAEVYLYGGHVTSWKNDHGEELLFLSSKATFKPPKAIRGGIPICFPQFSCHGNLDRHGFARNRFWAIDDHPPPFPTNTSNKAFVDLILKPSEEEMKIWPHSFEFRLRVALGPGGDLMLTSRIRNTNTDGKPFSFTFAYHTYFSVSDICEVRVEGLETLDYLDNLQKKKRFTEQGDALTFESEVDKMYLSTPTKIAIIDHEKKRTYVLRKDGLPDAVVWNPWDKKAKAMADFGDNEYKHMVCVEAAAIEKPITLKPGEEWKGRLELSIVPSSYCSGQLDPRRVLQCS; from the exons ATGAGCAGCGAGAAGAGTAGGTACTATGAGGTTTGCAAGGGCTTCAATGGCCTCGACAAGGTTCTTCTTCGCGATCCACGTGGAAGCTCCGCCGAG GTGTACTTATACGGTGGCCATGTGACTTCTTGGAAGAATGACCATGGTGAAGAATTGCTTTTCCTTAGTAGCAAG GCTACTTTTAAGCCTCCCAAGGCAATTCGTGGAGGGATTCCAATATGCTTTCCTCAA TTTAGCTGCCATGGTAACCTAGATCGGCATGGATTTGCTAGAAATCGCTTCTGGGCCATTGATGACCACCCTCCTCCCTTTCCAACAAATACTTCCAATAAAGCCTTTGTTGATTTGATTCTTAAGCCCTCAGAAGAGGAAATGAAGATTTGGCCTCACAG TTTTGAATTCCGTCTTAGGGTAGCTCTAGGACCTGGAGGGGATCTGATGTTGACATCTCGGATTAGGAACACAAACACTGATGGGAAGCCATTTTCATTCACATTTGCTTATCATACATATTTCTCTGTTTCAGATATATG CGAAGTCCGGGTAGAGGGATTAGAGACACTAGATTATCTCGACAACTTGCAGAAAAAGAAACGCTTTACTGAACAGGGGGATGCTTTAACATTTGAATCAGAA GTTGACAAGATGTATCTCAGCACTCCTACAAAGATTGCTATTATTGATCACGAGAAGAAGAGAACATATGTGTTACGTAAAGATGGGCTTCCTGATGCTG TGGTGTGGAATCCTTGGGATAAAAAAGCAAAGGCTATGGCTGATTTTGGTGATAATGAGTATAAGCATATGGTTTGTGTAGAGGCTGCTGCTATTGAAAAACCTATCACTTTGAAACCTGGCGAAGAATGGAAAGGAAGACTAGAGCTTTCAATTGTTCCTTCTAGTTATTGTAGCGGGCAGCTTGATCCCCGAAGAGTTCTTCAATGCAGCTGA
- the LOC112697834 gene encoding putative glucose-6-phosphate 1-epimerase isoform X3, whose translation MSSEKSRYYEVCKGFNGLDKVLLRDPRGSSAEVYLYGGHVTSWKNDHGEELLFLSSKATFKPPKAIRGGIPICFPQFSCHGNLDRHGFARNRFWAIDDHPPPFPTNTSNKAFVDLILKPSEEEMKIWPHSFEFRLRVALGPGGDLMLTSRIRNTNTDGKPFSFTFAYHTYFSVSDICEVRVEGLETLDYLDNLQKKKRFTEQGDALTFESEVDKMYLSTPTKIAIIDHEKKRTYVLRKDGLPDAGKG comes from the exons ATGAGCAGCGAGAAGAGTAGGTACTATGAGGTTTGCAAGGGCTTCAATGGCCTCGACAAGGTTCTTCTTCGCGATCCACGTGGAAGCTCCGCCGAG GTGTACTTATACGGTGGCCATGTGACTTCTTGGAAGAATGACCATGGTGAAGAATTGCTTTTCCTTAGTAGCAAG GCTACTTTTAAGCCTCCCAAGGCAATTCGTGGAGGGATTCCAATATGCTTTCCTCAA TTTAGCTGCCATGGTAACCTAGATCGGCATGGATTTGCTAGAAATCGCTTCTGGGCCATTGATGACCACCCTCCTCCCTTTCCAACAAATACTTCCAATAAAGCCTTTGTTGATTTGATTCTTAAGCCCTCAGAAGAGGAAATGAAGATTTGGCCTCACAG TTTTGAATTCCGTCTTAGGGTAGCTCTAGGACCTGGAGGGGATCTGATGTTGACATCTCGGATTAGGAACACAAACACTGATGGGAAGCCATTTTCATTCACATTTGCTTATCATACATATTTCTCTGTTTCAGATATATG CGAAGTCCGGGTAGAGGGATTAGAGACACTAGATTATCTCGACAACTTGCAGAAAAAGAAACGCTTTACTGAACAGGGGGATGCTTTAACATTTGAATCAGAA GTTGACAAGATGTATCTCAGCACTCCTACAAAGATTGCTATTATTGATCACGAGAAGAAGAGAACATATGTGTTACGTAAAGATGGGCTTCCTGATGCTG gcaaaggatga
- the LOC112697834 gene encoding putative glucose-6-phosphate 1-epimerase isoform X2: MSSEKSRYYEVCKGFNGLDKVLLRDPRGSSAEVYLYGGHVTSWKNDHGEELLFLSSKATFKPPKAIRGGIPICFPQFSCHGNLDRHGFARNRFWAIDDHPPPFPTNTSNKAFVDLILKPSEEEMKIWPHSFEFRLRVALGPGGDLMLTSRIRNTNTDGKPFSFTFAYHTYFSVSDICEVRVEGLETLDYLDNLQKKKRFTEQGDALTFESEVDKMYLSTPTKIAIIDHEKKRTYVLRKDGLPDAECLQGKG; encoded by the exons ATGAGCAGCGAGAAGAGTAGGTACTATGAGGTTTGCAAGGGCTTCAATGGCCTCGACAAGGTTCTTCTTCGCGATCCACGTGGAAGCTCCGCCGAG GTGTACTTATACGGTGGCCATGTGACTTCTTGGAAGAATGACCATGGTGAAGAATTGCTTTTCCTTAGTAGCAAG GCTACTTTTAAGCCTCCCAAGGCAATTCGTGGAGGGATTCCAATATGCTTTCCTCAA TTTAGCTGCCATGGTAACCTAGATCGGCATGGATTTGCTAGAAATCGCTTCTGGGCCATTGATGACCACCCTCCTCCCTTTCCAACAAATACTTCCAATAAAGCCTTTGTTGATTTGATTCTTAAGCCCTCAGAAGAGGAAATGAAGATTTGGCCTCACAG TTTTGAATTCCGTCTTAGGGTAGCTCTAGGACCTGGAGGGGATCTGATGTTGACATCTCGGATTAGGAACACAAACACTGATGGGAAGCCATTTTCATTCACATTTGCTTATCATACATATTTCTCTGTTTCAGATATATG CGAAGTCCGGGTAGAGGGATTAGAGACACTAGATTATCTCGACAACTTGCAGAAAAAGAAACGCTTTACTGAACAGGGGGATGCTTTAACATTTGAATCAGAA GTTGACAAGATGTATCTCAGCACTCCTACAAAGATTGCTATTATTGATCACGAGAAGAAGAGAACATATGTGTTACGTAAAGATGGGCTTCCTGATGCTG AATGTTTGCAAGgcaaaggatga
- the LOC112697826 gene encoding peroxidase 16 codes for MGGCNRIIVLLSLLLVAAVARSSAQPLRRNFYSQTCPNVEQLVRSAVSNKFQQTFVTAPATLRLFFHDCLVRGCDASVLIQSPNNKAEKDHPDDISLAGDGFDTVVKAKAAVDSNPQCRNKVSCADILALATRDVVNLAGGPFYNVELGRRDGRISTIASVQRHLPHPENNLDQLTSFFTSNGLSQTDLVALSGAHTIGFSHCGKFSNRIYNFSPRNRIDPSLNLQYAFQLRQMCPLKVDPRIAINMDPVTPQKFDNQYFKNLQQGKGLFTSDQVLFTDPRTKSTVNLFASNEAAFNNAFINAITKLGRVGVLTGNQGEIRIDCTRPN; via the exons ATGGGAGGTTGTAATAGAATAATTGTATTGTTGTCATTGCTCCTTGTGGCAGCAGTTGCCAGAAGCTCAGCTCAACCGCTGAGGCGTAACTTCTACAGCCAAACATGCCCCAATGTTGAGCAGTTGGTCCGCTCCGCCGTCTCGAATAAGTTCCAGCAAACCTTTGTTACTGCTCCGGCCACCCTTAGACTCTTCTTCCATGATTGCCTTGTCAGG GGTTGTGATGCATCGGTTTTGATACAATCTCCAAATAACAAAGCAGAGAAAGACCATCCAGATGATATATCACTAGCTGGTGATGGATTTGACACAGTGGTTAAAGCCAAGGCTGCAGTTGATAGCAACCCTCAGTGCCGTAACAAAGTGTCTTGTGCTGATATTCTTGCTCTTGCTACTAGGGATGTTGTCAACTTGGCAGGGGGTCCATTTTACAATGTGGAATTAGGAAGGCGTGATGGAAGAATCTCTACCATAGCCAGTGTTCAACGCCATCTTCCTCATCCTGAAAACAATTTGGATCAGCTCACTTCCTTCTTTACCTCTAATGGCCTCTCTCAGACTGATTTGGTTGCATTGTCAG GAGCACATACAATTGGATTCTCTCACTGTGGGAAGTTCTCAAATAGGATATACAATTTCAGCCCAAGAAATAGAATCGACCCATCATTGAATTTACAATATGCATTCCAGCTTAGACAAATGTGTCCACTGAAAGTTGATCCAAGAATTGCCATAAACATGGACCCAGTCACACCCCAAAAGTTTGACAACCAATACTTCAAGAACTTGCAGCAAGGAAAGGGTCTCTTCACCTCTGATCAGGTGCTCTTCACAGATCCAAGGACTAAGTCAACGGTCAACTTGTTTGCATCAAATGAAGCAGCATTTAACAATGCCTTTATTAATGCCATCACTAAGTTGGGTAGAGTTGGTGTCTTAACTGGTAATCAAGGTGAAATTAGGATTGATTGCACCAGGCCCAACTAA